From Elaeis guineensis isolate ETL-2024a chromosome 16, EG11, whole genome shotgun sequence, a single genomic window includes:
- the LOC105059234 gene encoding uncharacterized protein, with protein sequence MGRAPCCDKANVKKGPWSPEEDRQLKEYIEKYGTGGNWIALPHKAGLNRCGKSCRLRWLNYLRPNIKHGDFTDDEDRTICNLYATIGSRWSIIASQLPGRTDNDIKNYWNTKLKKKLLGFPPSQRKTQQQLQKQQHQQHLFPYPLEICRTGSFSSPPSLEGVQNSQYLLNPMAATTFSSTLPQGSMHQSQVKDSSSLLMFGSEHSCSSSDGSCTQISYGSNVVVDYELCNGGQQMRSLESFLYEETQKLLLGDGEASLEYNIEEIKPLVGPNNWCNSLFGDDLSSATTKDISFKTTGKAMYYY encoded by the exons ATGGGGAGGGCTCCATGCTGTGACAAAGCCAATGTGAAGAAAGGACCTTGGTCTCCAGAGGAAGATAGACAGCTAAAGGAGTATATTGAGAAGTATGGCACTGGTGGAAATTGGATTGCTCTTCCTCACAAAGCCG GTTTGAACAGATGTGGCAAGAGCTGCAGGCTGAGATGGCTCAACTATCTGAGACCCAACATTAAGCATGGGGATTTCACTGATGATGAAGACAGGACAATCTGCAACCTTTATGCTACCATTGGAAGCAG gTGGTCCATCATCGCTTCTCAGCTGCCAGGAAGGACAGACAATGATATCAAGAACTACTGGAACACCAAACTGAAGAAGAAGCTTTTGGGGTTTCCACCATCCCAAAGAAAAACCCAACAACAGCTGCAGAAGCAGCAGCACCAGCAGCATCTCTTCCCATATCCTCTTGAGATCTGCAGGACTGGTTCGTTCTCATCACCACCAAGCCTTGAAGGCGTACAAAACTCCCAATATCTCCTGAACCCTATGGCGGCCACCACTTTCTCCTCCACTCTCCCACAAGGTTCGATGCATCAATCTCAAGTCAAGGACAGTAGCAGCCTCCTCATGTTTGGGAGTGAGCACAGCTGCAGCTCCTCTGATGGGAGTTGCACTCAGATCAGCTATGGGAGCAATGTTGTTGTTGACTATGAGCTTTGTAATGGTGGGCAACAGATGCGATCTCTTGAGAGCTTTCTCTATGAAGAAACCCAGAAACTATTACTGGGTGATGGTGAGGCCTCGTTGGAGTACAATATTGAGGAGATTAAGCCATTGGTTGGTCCAAACAATTGGTGCAACAGCCTCTTTGGGGATGATTTAAGCAGTGCAACAACTAAGGACATCAGCTTCAAAACCACGGGCAAGGCCATGTACTACTACTGA
- the LOC105059125 gene encoding U11/U12 small nuclear ribonucleoprotein 31 kDa protein has translation MGRRGKESDDEEDDFLYRYPLPSSSTGGRHHDEATAGAASKGGSGGLAPSKSTVYVSNLDYSLTNSDLHTIFSTFGKVARVTVLKDRVSRRSRGVAFILFVSRHDATAAVRTMDRKVLNGRTLSVSIAADNGRTTEFIRRRVYKDKSRCYECGEEGHLSYECPRNQLGPRERPNPKRARRGAQRGGGGEGGGGGEDWGSDGGNEADFEDDNWASVVDTRGAEEKARGREEWRDDEKDKKKKVKKVSYFSDESGEDD, from the coding sequence ATGGGTCGGCGAGGAAAGGAAAGCGACGATGAGGAGGACGATTTCCTCTACCGCTACCCTCTTCCCTCTTCATCCACCGGCGGCCGCCACCACGACGAAGCCACTGCCGGCGCCGCCTCCAAGGGCGGATCCGGCGGCCTCGCCCCCTCCAAATCGACGGTCTACGTCTCCAACCTCGACTACTCTCTCACCAACTCCGATCTCCACACCATCTTCTCCACCTTCGGCAAGGTCGCCCGCGTCACCGTCCTCAAGGACCGGGTCTCGCGCCGGAGCCGCGGCGTCGCCTTCATCCTCTTCGTCTCCCGCCACGATGCCACCGCCGCTGTCCGGACTATGGACCGCAAGGTACTCAACGGCCGCACCCTCTCCGTCTCCATCGCTGCCGACAACGGCCGCACCACCGAGTTCATCCGCCGGAGGGTCTACAAGGACAAGAGTCGCTGCTACGAGTGCGGCGAGGAGGGCCACCTCTCGTACGAGTGCCCTAGGAATCAGCTCGGCCCCAGGGAGCGGCCAAACCCTAAGCGGGCCCGGAGAGGTGCGCAgcgcggcggcggcggcgaggGTGGTGGTGGGGGGGAGGACTGGGGTTCGGATGGTGGAAATGAGGCGGATTTCGAAGATGATAACTGGGCATCAGTGGTAGACACGAGGGGGGCCGAGGAGAAGGCAAGGGGTAGGGAGGAGTGGAGAGATGATGAGaaggataagaagaagaaggtgaagaaagttAGCTACTTTAGTGATGAGAGTGGCGAGGACGACTAG